In Mucilaginibacter sp. KACC 22063, the genomic stretch AAGCGCCATCAATTCGGGCGTTAAGGATGTAAGGGAAGTGATCGAGAAAGCCTCCTTACTGAAAGAGCAGGGACAAACTTTGCCTGTATTATTCATCGATGAGATCCATCGTTTTTCCAAATCGCAGCAGGATTCTTTGCTGGGTGCGGTTGAACGCGGCATTGTTACGCTGATTGGCGCTACAACAGAAAACCCTTCATTCGAGGTGATCTCGGCATTGCTTTCGCGCAGCCAGGTTTATATTTTACAACCGTTAGGCGAAGACGACCTGATCGGCCTGCTGAATAAAGCCCGGCAAGAAGATGATGTATTGAGCAAGAAGAACATTAAGATAGAAGAATACGAAGCGCTGCTACGTTTATCAGGCGGCGATGCGCGTAAGCTGCTCAATATTTTTGAACTGATCATCAATGCCTTTGACAGCGACGAAATTGTGATCACCAACGAAGTGGTGCTCGAAAACGTGCAGCAAAACATGGCCTTATATGATAAGGCAGGCGAGCAGCATTACGATATCATTTCGGCATTTATAAAATCTATGCGGGGCAGCGATCCCAACGGCGCTGTTTACTGGCTGGCCCGGATGCTTACCGGTGGCGAGGATCCGCTTTTTATTGCCCGCCGCATGCTGATACTATCATCAGAAGATATTGGCAATGCTAACCCTAATGCCTTATTACTTGCCCAAAGTTGTTTCGAGGCCGTAAATAAAATCGGCATGCCCGAGTCGCAACTGATCCTTTCTCAAACAGCGATATATCTGGCTACGTCGCCAAAAAGCAACTCGGCCACTACAGCTATCAGCGCAGCAATGGCGCTGGTTAAGCAAACCGGCGATCTGCCCGTTCCGCTGCATTTACGTAATGCACCTACCAAGCTGATGAAAAATATTGGCTATGGTAAAGAGTATAAGTATGCGCACAGTTACGAAAACAACTTTGTTGACCAGGACTTTTTGCCCGATGCCGTTAAGGGAACTAAAATATACGATCCAGGTAGCAATGCCCGCGAAAACGAAGCCCGCGAAAAACTGAAAAAGCAGTGGGGTAAGCGGTACGATTACTGATCACCAGGTAAAGTCTTTTCGTATTCATACTTTCCTTTGATGAAAAAATTGAGGTAGCGCCCTTTTGACTGCGAGGCCTTCAACTCCTTGTACACCTTTTCAGGAACAGACTTGTAAGTATAAACTACGCCCGATGTGTAAGTCACCTTCAAATCTTGGCTTGAAGAATCATAATCATAAGAGGATACAACAGCTGATGGCATATGATATGCACATATAAAATAATGCCAATAACACCACGGCTTAACAAGCTTTATTTATTTTTGCGCGGAACTTATGAAAACAAGGATTGATATTGACAACTGGGTACGTAAAGAGCATTTTTTATTCTTCAACAGCTTCGATGAACCATACTACGGCATTAACGTCAATATTGATTGCACCTTAGCTTATAAAGATGCCAAAGCAAATGGGGCTTCATTCTTTTTATACTATCTGCACAAGTCATTAGTGGCTTCGCAGCAAATTGAAGAATTCAGGTACAGGATAGAAGATAACGAGGTTTATTTATATGATGTGATCAACGGCGGCTCAACCGTTGACCGTGCGAACGGCACTTTCGGTTTTGGCTACTACGATTATTACCCATCATTTCATGACTTTGCCGAATCATGTTTAAAAGAGATTGAACGGGTAAGAAGCCGCAATGATCTTGAGCGTTCGCCTCGGCAGGATCTGATCCGTTATTCTGCCCTGCCCTGGATTGATTTTACTGCTCTTTCTCACGCCCGGTCATTTTCTTACAGGGACAGCGCCCCTAAAATATCATTTGGCAAAATGACGGAGAAAGACGGTGTTCGAACTATGCCGGTATCCATCCATGTGCATCATGCTTTGGTTGATGGCCTGCATGTTGGCCAGTACATCGAGTGCTTTCAGCAGCTCATGAACCAGCCTGTTTAATTATTGAGTGAATGCGTAGCTAACCCAGTTACCGTGGTGCGAAAAGGAAATGCACAGGCTTGTACTTTCAATAAAAGGATAGCCGGTATCATGTTTCTTAAAATCTACTTTCAAATCGGGATAAAGCTGTACTAAACGCTCTTTTGCAAACAACCTTACCGCTGCGGACAGACTTTCAGGGTCTGGGTTTTCAACATGACGTATGCCCCAGTAGCTTTTGTTAAAGTCTGCAGAAATAAATGATGCGATGTATGGTGGGGTGACTACTGATTTTACGTGGTATTGCTGCTCTGCAAACAGCAGTTCCATGTTTAAAACCCGCTCATCAAAGCCTAAAGCTGTTTCCTGCTTGTGTGCAGAAGCGAATAGAGGTGTGGATATGTCTACAACCTGAAATTTAACGGGTGAAAATACCAGGCCGGGCTGGTGCCTTTTCAAGAACTTATAAACAGATTCCTTAGCCGACCATAATAACCACACAAATACCTCGAACGGTAATTGTGCAGATTGGAAACCGCTAAAAAGCAGCTCTTCTTGCGGAGATAGTATCTTAGAAAAAAACCTGCGGTCGCAGGTTCTTTGTTTGTCAATATGTTTAAGGTCTACAATATCGTTGCCGATACTGATCATGCCTGTCCCATTTTTTCGCTGATCACATCAATGCAGCTACCAACATTGGTCATGCGATCGGCAGAATCGTAATCGATCTCGATATCATATTTAGATTCAGCGTCGATAATAATATCAACTAAATTGGCTGAATTTATTTTCAGGTCTTTAATTAAATCTGTGTTCTCGTCAATCTGTGCCAGCTTTTCTTTATCAACCGTGTACGGCGAAAGCACTTTTTTTAATTCGTCTAAAATTTCTTGTCTCGTCATTAGTTACTATATTTTGAAAACAGGAGGCAAGTGTTCACGTCGCCAAATCCAAAGTTAGCTTTTGCTACGATATTTACCTCTTTTTTTACCATTGATGTTGGTAAACAATTTATATCAATAATGTTTGTGATCTCAGGGTTTGGATCATCTAAATTAACATTTGGATGCACAAATCCATGAACTATTTGTAAGATAGCTGCAACAGACTCAATAGACCCTGCCGCACTAAGGCTATGCCCGATCATTGATTTAAGCGAATTTACCATCGGGAAATCACTGCCGCTGCGGTTTAAAGCTGCGCACCAGTTTTGTATCTCCAACCGGTCTGCCAGGGTAGCTGTAAGGTGCCCGCTGATCAGGTCTATTTGTTCCGGCGAAATACCTGCTGCTTTTACGGCATCTGTTACGCTTTTCATTACACCGGTAGGGTTAGGCGCCGTCATGGAGCCGCCGCCACGCTGACCGCCACTATTGGTAGAACCGCCTAAAATTTCTGCATAGATTTTAGCGCCGCGCGCCAGGGCAAATTCAAGGTCCTCAATTACAAATGCCGCCGCACCCGATCCGGGTACAAAACCACCGGCAGTTATGCTCAATGGCCTCGATGCTTTTTCAGGCTCGTCGTTAAACTTACGTGAAAGCACACGCATACTATCAAATGCACCAAACACATAGGTGTCCACATATTCGGTACTGCCCACCAGCATACGGTCAGCATAGCCATGTTTGATATATTCATAGCCCATCAGGATAGCCTGCGTACCAGTAGCACAGGCCGCTGAGTTTGTAATTACCTTATTGCCCAAGCCTAAACGGCCGGATATGTAGGAGGTTACACCGCTGTTCATGGCCTGCTCTACCACGCGCGAACCAAGCTTTTTAACTTCTTTGTTATCTACCCGGGTTATTACATTTTTCATGGCCTCGGTATCGGCAATACTATTACCGAAAACGCAACCTGTATCCCAGCGGGTATCTTCCGTTTCTACTTCTAAGCCTGCATCCTTCCAGGCATCAAGCGCTGCATGTATGCCGTAGCCAACACCGCGTGCTTTAAGTCCGTGAAAACTTACTTCTGATATGTAGTTACGCAGGCCCTCCCAATCAAATGCAGGCATCCCTGCAACCTGGCAGCTGAATTTAAGCTCTTCATAAAGCGGCATAAACTTAATGCCTGAAGTGCCTTGTTTTAGCGCATCTAAAAACTGGGGAATACCGATTCCGTTCGGAGATACCACGCCCATGCCTGTAACCACTACACGCCTGTTCATTTCCTTAACCCCGCGTTTTTAATAATCCCCGAAAACATGCCTTTTGCAATTAATTCGTTATTAGTGTCCAGCATTTCTACGTAACACTTTAATTTTCCAAAACGGAAGTATTCTTTTTTAGATTTTACGATTACTTTTTGCCCCGGCAATACCATTTTATAAAATGATACATCTGTTGATGTTAATAGCGGAAACATCGGTTCGTCGTCTTTAAAATCAATATCGCCTTCATGCAGTATCAGAAAAATACCCAATACCACCAGGCCAATCTGTGCCATTATTTCTGTGACGATAACGCCGGGTGTAACCGGGTTACCCGCAAAGTGATCTTCGTAAAAAAAAGCATCTTCTTTTAATGTGTACTCCCCCACAACGCCATCCATATCCAGTGATGAGATGTGGTCTACAAACCTAAAAGATGATTTATAAGGTAAAAGGTTTAATATGTTTTTGTACATAGGCTATAAACTCAAAACTAACGGCAATGTTCGCCGCCATCTACATGAATTATTGATCCGTTTATCCAATCGGCATCATCGGTACAAAGCATGTAAATTACTTTTGCAACATCCTGGGGTTGGGTAATGCGCCCGTAGGGGTTTCGGGCTGTTGCCATTTCAATCAGCTGATCGTGTCCGGGTATTTTTCTTAACGAAAAAGTATCAGTAATACCAGCCTGTATTACGTTGGTATTAATATCGTATTTGCTGTATTCTACAGCCATGTAAGTGTTCAGGCTTTCAAGTGATGCCTTAGCGACAGACACCGCGGCATATCCATCCCAGTATTTATGCGAGCCTTCGCTTGTCAGGCCAATAATACGGCCTTTGGGTGCAAATAAATCTGCCTTTAATAACAGGTTTGCCCAGTCGAGCAAACTGTTAGACATGGCGTAAGTGGTCAACTGTATATCTTCGGTTGTTAACGTGTTATAAGCATCTGCCTGTTGCGGATCTGCTACGGTTAGCGGTTTTAAATTACCGCGGGCAATGGCATGCAATAAAAGCTTTACGCACTTCTTATTACCTACCTGCTCATTAAAAGAATTGATAAAGTTTTCCCTGCCGCCTTCGCTAAGTGCGTTGATGTTATAGTTGAGGATTTTTACACCTGTTTCAGCTGAAAGTGCTTCAAGTCTCTCTTTAAATGTTTTCTCTTGGGTGGCAATTTCGCGGTACACTACAGCTATGTTCATGCCCTGCTTTGCCAGTTTTTCGGTAGCCGCAAAACCAAACCCGCCGGATCCGCCTAAAACCACCGCCCATAAATTATTGAATTGTAAAGTTGTATCCACCCCGTTTGCTTTTCTGCTGCATGTATTATTTCAGCCGTTGGTAAACAAGCATTTATAAAAATGCAACCTCAAAGTAAGTAAAAGAAAATGGATTTTGAAGACTTTTTATGGAGGAATGATTGAGACAATACTTTACCCCTTACGAAAGGCAATGAATTATCACTGCCGTTACATTCCCCTTAAAAGGGGAAGACCACAGTCTGTAGTGTTTGCAGTAATGTTAATAAGGGGTAAGAGTAGACATATAATTTTTGACCCCTTATTTACGCCAATGATATATTCATTGCCTCTGCTTTCCCTTTAAAAGGGGAAGATTGCTGGCTGTGCGTTTTGCAGTAACTTTGTCAAGGGGTAAGGTTAGACATGCAATTTATTTGCCCTTATGGAAGCACCTGCTACTTCTACTGATACTGCGTTCCCCTTTTAAGAGTAAGGCTACTGCCTGTGCGGGTTGCAGTAATGTTGTCAAGGGGTAAGGTTAGACATGCAATTTATTTTGACCCCTTATTTAAGCACCCTGCTACTTCTACTGCCATTGCTTTCCCCTTAAAAGGGGAAGATTACTGGCTGTGCGTTTTGCAGTAACTTTGTCAAGGGGGAAGAAAAAACTTCCTACTCCACCTTATCTCTTTCCGCAACCATTTTACGTCGCAGGGAAATCAGTACTAAAAATACTCCTGTGGTAATAGACAGATCGGCAATATTAAATACGCCGGTATGTATAATGGAGAAGTTGATGTACAGAAAATCAGTTACAGAGCCGTTTACTACCCTGTCATAAACATTGCCTGCGCCACCACCCACAATACAGCAAAGGCCTATAAGTGCCATCTTATTAAAATCCACACGGCGTATCAGCATGGCTACGGCCCATATCAAAACGGCAGACGGAATAACAGATAATAAGATAATTCGGAGTAAGTATGGTATCTGGTCGCCAAGGCTTAAAAATGCCCCGGTATTTTCTACTCTTGTAAGTATAAAATGGCCATTTAAAAAACTATGGTTGGCATATGGATATATATAATGCCTTACCAGGTGTTTAGAAAACTGATCGAGACCGATATTAAGTAAAACGATGGAAATAATAAAGATGGAACGGATCAGCTTATTCTCTTTCATATTTAAATAAAGGTGCAATAATACAAATTATCATGGTATAGCATATTTATGCCTTTATTATCAAAAGCTTAAAAAGTTTCTTATTTATTAAATAAATTTTACCTTAGTATTCACTATCTGCTAAATGCTATCTGAAAAACTAAAAAATGAAACGCTTTCTCAGCATCAACAACTGGAAAAGAGGCTGGTAACCCGTATCAAGAATGCCACTACTACTGCCGACTATATAGATATACTTCAATTATTTTATGGATATTTTGGCGGGCTTGAGCAATATATTAATCAATTTATAGGCAGCAGTCAGCTTGCAGACTATACACAGCGCAGAAAAACTGATGCAATTGCACAAGATATAAAAACGCTTGGCGCCGATCCTGTTACCATAGCCCAAAACTATGAGCTGCCGCAAATCAACAGCTTGCCCGAAGCATTCGGCGCAATGTATGTAATTGAAGGATCAACGCTTGGCGGCAGCATTATAAGTAAAATGATCAGCAGCAGGCTGGGCATCAGCAACGGATTGTCTTTTTTCAATGGCTACGGCGAAAAAACGCAGCAGATGTGGGAAGAGTTCCGCAATAAACTAAATCAAATTCCAACCGAATCACAAACCCAGCAAGCGGTAATCACAGCCGCTAATAACACATTTATAAAATTTAGTAACTGGATAGATCGGCATGGACAAAAAGAATTATGATTCTGACTTTTGCGGTAGTTTACCGCTGCATAATACTAACCTGATACAGCCGTATGGTTATCTGGTGGTGTTAGATGCTCAGTCGCTTAATGTGGTACAGGTAAGTGAGAATATTGAAGATTTGCTGGCTGCTAAACGGGCAGATGTGGTTAATAAGCCGTGGTCGGCATTTGTAGCTGCCGGCGAGGCAGATTTGATAAAAGCAAAGTTTGACACAGGCATAACCGATAAAATTCCGCTAAGCTTTACAGTTACAACAAATGGCAGTAATGTTAACCTGCTGGGCCTTGTACATGCAAAAAGCGGATATCTGATTGTTGAACTTGAAAGGGTTGCGCCGGATTCGGCTCGCTATTTTACCGAAGTTTTTCAGGAGGTAAAATATGCCATGGCTGCAATTGAGATAGCTGATTCTGTTGAGGCCGTCTGCCATACAGCTATACATGAGCTGAAAAAGCTGTCGGGTTTTGATGGTGTAATGATGTATCGGTTCGATAGTGATTGGAACGGTACCGTTATCGCCGAAGAAAAAGAACCCGGATTAGAAAATTATCTTGGACATACCTTTCCGGCTTCAGATGTACCTAAGCAAGCACGACAGTTATATTTGAAAAATCCTTATCGGCTTATTCCTAACCGCGAATACACACCGGTACGTTTGTATCCGGTAATTAACCCGGTAAGTAATTCGTTTGTTGACCTTACCGATTGTAACCTGCGCAGTGTGGCGGGGGTGCATTTAGAGTATATGAAAAACATGAATGTAATGGCATCCATGTCTATCAGGGTTATAAAAGATGGCCAGCTTTGGGGATTAATATCCTGTCATAATATCACGGCCAAATACCTCAGTTATGAACTATGTTCGGTATTTGAGCTCTTGTCAAATGTGATTTCTTACAAAATATCGTCTATTTATAACAAGGCCGACTTTGATTTTGCAGCGCGGCTTCAGGAGCAGCGCGCCGAGCTTGTTGAGCAGGTTTACACCAATAATGACCTGGCGAAAGGTTTGCTGCAAAGCAACGGGACAAACATTTTAGAAATGTTTAATGCTACCGGTGCTGTTGTTATAGAGGATGGCCGTTTCGAATTGGCTGGTGAAATACCTTCGCAGGACGATTTAGAGAACCTGGTGTTTTGGCTACAGGGTAAAAACATCACCAAAACTTATGCGAATAACAATTTAGCAGGCGCATATGATGATGCTGCAGAATATAGCGATATTGCCAGTGGCGTATTAGTTATTCCTGTAGATAAAGATAAAGGGAACTATATTTTGTGTTTCAGGCCGGAGGTGGTGCGAACCATTAACTGGGGCGGAAATCCGAATGAAGCTATAAATTTTGAGAAGGACGGTAAAACATATCACCCCAGAAATTCATTTAAGCTATGGCAACAAACTGTGAGGCAAACATCTTTGCCCTGGGATCAGCATGAGCTTACTGCGGCCGAGATGTTTAGAAGCTTTGCTTTTGAATTTAAGACAAAACAAATTTTTAGCTGATATTAAAGAGCATTTTTAGAAGATGAGCAAAAGTTCTGTGATAGCTAAACCACAAAAAAATATTGGGGTAAGCCAAAAATATGTGGTTGCCATCGGGGCATCAGCCGGCGGGCTGGAGGCTATACATGAGTTTTTTGATCATATGCCCAATAACTCAAGCTTTGCCTTTATCGTCATCCAGCATCTCTCTTCAGACTATAAAAGCCTGCTTGTTGAGCTGGTGTCTAAACACACCCACATGAAGGTGTTCGAGGCCCAGCAGGATA encodes the following:
- a CDS encoding replication-associated recombination protein A — encoded protein: MNNLPPLAERMRPRSLDDYVGQKHLVGQGAVLRKAIESGALPSMIFWGPPGVGKTTLAYIISQSLFRPFFSLSAINSGVKDVREVIEKASLLKEQGQTLPVLFIDEIHRFSKSQQDSLLGAVERGIVTLIGATTENPSFEVISALLSRSQVYILQPLGEDDLIGLLNKARQEDDVLSKKNIKIEEYEALLRLSGGDARKLLNIFELIINAFDSDEIVITNEVVLENVQQNMALYDKAGEQHYDIISAFIKSMRGSDPNGAVYWLARMLTGGEDPLFIARRMLILSSEDIGNANPNALLLAQSCFEAVNKIGMPESQLILSQTAIYLATSPKSNSATTAISAAMALVKQTGDLPVPLHLRNAPTKLMKNIGYGKEYKYAHSYENNFVDQDFLPDAVKGTKIYDPGSNARENEAREKLKKQWGKRYDY
- a CDS encoding KTSC domain-containing protein; this translates as MPSAVVSSYDYDSSSQDLKVTYTSGVVYTYKSVPEKVYKELKASQSKGRYLNFFIKGKYEYEKTLPGDQ
- a CDS encoding chloramphenicol acetyltransferase, producing the protein MKTRIDIDNWVRKEHFLFFNSFDEPYYGINVNIDCTLAYKDAKANGASFFLYYLHKSLVASQQIEEFRYRIEDNEVYLYDVINGGSTVDRANGTFGFGYYDYYPSFHDFAESCLKEIERVRSRNDLERSPRQDLIRYSALPWIDFTALSHARSFSYRDSAPKISFGKMTEKDGVRTMPVSIHVHHALVDGLHVGQYIECFQQLMNQPV
- a CDS encoding 4'-phosphopantetheinyl transferase superfamily protein — encoded protein: MISIGNDIVDLKHIDKQRTCDRRFFSKILSPQEELLFSGFQSAQLPFEVFVWLLWSAKESVYKFLKRHQPGLVFSPVKFQVVDISTPLFASAHKQETALGFDERVLNMELLFAEQQYHVKSVVTPPYIASFISADFNKSYWGIRHVENPDPESLSAAVRLFAKERLVQLYPDLKVDFKKHDTGYPFIESTSLCISFSHHGNWVSYAFTQ
- a CDS encoding acyl carrier protein gives rise to the protein MTRQEILDELKKVLSPYTVDKEKLAQIDENTDLIKDLKINSANLVDIIIDAESKYDIEIDYDSADRMTNVGSCIDVISEKMGQA
- a CDS encoding beta-ketoacyl-[acyl-carrier-protein] synthase family protein; amino-acid sequence: MNRRVVVTGMGVVSPNGIGIPQFLDALKQGTSGIKFMPLYEELKFSCQVAGMPAFDWEGLRNYISEVSFHGLKARGVGYGIHAALDAWKDAGLEVETEDTRWDTGCVFGNSIADTEAMKNVITRVDNKEVKKLGSRVVEQAMNSGVTSYISGRLGLGNKVITNSAACATGTQAILMGYEYIKHGYADRMLVGSTEYVDTYVFGAFDSMRVLSRKFNDEPEKASRPLSITAGGFVPGSGAAAFVIEDLEFALARGAKIYAEILGGSTNSGGQRGGGSMTAPNPTGVMKSVTDAVKAAGISPEQIDLISGHLTATLADRLEIQNWCAALNRSGSDFPMVNSLKSMIGHSLSAAGSIESVAAILQIVHGFVHPNVNLDDPNPEITNIIDINCLPTSMVKKEVNIVAKANFGFGDVNTCLLFSKYSN
- a CDS encoding 3-hydroxyacyl-ACP dehydratase FabZ family protein — encoded protein: MYKNILNLLPYKSSFRFVDHISSLDMDGVVGEYTLKEDAFFYEDHFAGNPVTPGVIVTEIMAQIGLVVLGIFLILHEGDIDFKDDEPMFPLLTSTDVSFYKMVLPGQKVIVKSKKEYFRFGKLKCYVEMLDTNNELIAKGMFSGIIKNAGLRK
- a CDS encoding SDR family oxidoreductase, encoding MDTTLQFNNLWAVVLGGSGGFGFAATEKLAKQGMNIAVVYREIATQEKTFKERLEALSAETGVKILNYNINALSEGGRENFINSFNEQVGNKKCVKLLLHAIARGNLKPLTVADPQQADAYNTLTTEDIQLTTYAMSNSLLDWANLLLKADLFAPKGRIIGLTSEGSHKYWDGYAAVSVAKASLESLNTYMAVEYSKYDINTNVIQAGITDTFSLRKIPGHDQLIEMATARNPYGRITQPQDVAKVIYMLCTDDADWINGSIIHVDGGEHCR
- the lspA gene encoding signal peptidase II, translated to MKENKLIRSIFIISIVLLNIGLDQFSKHLVRHYIYPYANHSFLNGHFILTRVENTGAFLSLGDQIPYLLRIILLSVIPSAVLIWAVAMLIRRVDFNKMALIGLCCIVGGGAGNVYDRVVNGSVTDFLYINFSIIHTGVFNIADLSITTGVFLVLISLRRKMVAERDKVE
- a CDS encoding biliverdin-producing heme oxygenase; its protein translation is MLSEKLKNETLSQHQQLEKRLVTRIKNATTTADYIDILQLFYGYFGGLEQYINQFIGSSQLADYTQRRKTDAIAQDIKTLGADPVTIAQNYELPQINSLPEAFGAMYVIEGSTLGGSIISKMISSRLGISNGLSFFNGYGEKTQQMWEEFRNKLNQIPTESQTQQAVITAANNTFIKFSNWIDRHGQKEL
- a CDS encoding GAF domain-containing protein; the encoded protein is MDKKNYDSDFCGSLPLHNTNLIQPYGYLVVLDAQSLNVVQVSENIEDLLAAKRADVVNKPWSAFVAAGEADLIKAKFDTGITDKIPLSFTVTTNGSNVNLLGLVHAKSGYLIVELERVAPDSARYFTEVFQEVKYAMAAIEIADSVEAVCHTAIHELKKLSGFDGVMMYRFDSDWNGTVIAEEKEPGLENYLGHTFPASDVPKQARQLYLKNPYRLIPNREYTPVRLYPVINPVSNSFVDLTDCNLRSVAGVHLEYMKNMNVMASMSIRVIKDGQLWGLISCHNITAKYLSYELCSVFELLSNVISYKISSIYNKADFDFAARLQEQRAELVEQVYTNNDLAKGLLQSNGTNILEMFNATGAVVIEDGRFELAGEIPSQDDLENLVFWLQGKNITKTYANNNLAGAYDDAAEYSDIASGVLVIPVDKDKGNYILCFRPEVVRTINWGGNPNEAINFEKDGKTYHPRNSFKLWQQTVRQTSLPWDQHELTAAEMFRSFAFEFKTKQIFS